In one Flavobacteriales bacterium genomic region, the following are encoded:
- a CDS encoding ornithine decarboxylase: MSETALQLRQHYNAARLRSHTWDQLKLAVMDLDEGRGGAQEVEATLRDLHTIELYWAFPGRDTVRQLQGMLRSREYHGLHLAVNHIVRMLSSGAFRSDSAAMLDPLSGRSELLDAEGEKPRSNYFEVLFVDDLDDTEEAVLRERLKQVRDRGDAFVYDAVMVRTVQDALIALLFNHNIQAVVVRFGVPFASANHKGILREFTRAIDRLDPGAIGRARMGPFLGRICRWFRPEVDRYFVTDTPVDGLEDDTLSAFRRIFYRTEDLTELHLTILRGTMEKFETPFFTALKDYSRRPMGVFHAMPISRGNSVFKSRWIQDFGEFYGRNLFLAETSATTGGLDSLLQPTGPLKKAQELAARAFGSQHTFFATNGTSTTNKIVVQALVEPGDIVLIDRDCHKSHHYGMVLSGAYPVYLHSYPLTKYSMYGAVPLSHIREQLCALRKGGRLDKVRMLLLTNSTFDGVVYNVERVMEEVLAIKPDIVFLWDEAWWAFARFSYVLRQRTAMHVAAKLARKYRTPEYRAEYAAHIKGLKKGEEPRLPDPDKVRIRVYATQSTHKTLTSLRQGSMIHIWDEDFVKKSEASFHEAYMTHTSTSANYQILASMDVGRRQVEFEGFELVEKAIELGLLLRRTIRENPRLNKWFDIITIGDLIPAEYRQSGLDSYYRRDQGWNEIEKAWAEDEFAVDPTKINLYTGKTGIDGDTFKNKFLMDKHQIQINKTSRNSVLFMTNIGTTRGSLAYLTKVLLHIADELEARNAGFEHDDKRAHLARIRALTEEIPPLPDFSSFHRSFQGQPGVPGGDLRSAYFLAYDEKRCRHVKLDAALAEMKQGGELVSASFVIPYPPGFPVLVPGQVINKEIIDFLIAIDVKEIHGYRPELGLRVFTDAALGRQRTTTAMGGMKQVTSSKSQVSSFKTSGRKKK, from the coding sequence ATGTCCGAAACCGCCCTCCAGCTCCGCCAGCACTACAACGCCGCGCGCCTCCGGTCGCATACCTGGGACCAGCTGAAGCTCGCCGTCATGGACCTCGATGAAGGCCGCGGCGGAGCTCAGGAAGTGGAGGCGACCCTGAGGGACCTGCACACCATCGAGCTCTACTGGGCCTTTCCGGGCCGCGATACCGTGCGCCAGTTGCAGGGAATGCTTCGGAGCAGGGAGTACCATGGCCTTCACCTGGCCGTGAACCACATCGTGCGCATGCTCAGCAGCGGCGCTTTCCGCAGCGATTCGGCGGCCATGCTGGACCCGCTCTCGGGCCGGAGCGAGCTGCTTGATGCGGAGGGGGAGAAGCCGCGCTCCAATTACTTCGAGGTGCTGTTCGTCGACGACCTCGACGACACGGAGGAAGCGGTGCTGCGGGAGCGCTTGAAGCAGGTGCGCGACAGAGGTGATGCCTTCGTGTACGATGCGGTGATGGTGCGCACGGTTCAGGACGCGCTCATCGCCCTGCTGTTCAACCATAACATCCAGGCGGTGGTGGTCCGCTTCGGTGTGCCCTTCGCCAGTGCCAATCACAAGGGCATCCTGCGCGAGTTCACCCGGGCCATCGACCGGCTCGATCCCGGCGCGATCGGTCGGGCTCGCATGGGCCCTTTCCTGGGCCGCATCTGCCGCTGGTTCCGTCCGGAGGTCGACCGCTATTTCGTCACCGACACCCCGGTGGACGGCCTGGAGGACGACACCCTCTCCGCTTTCCGGCGCATCTTCTACCGCACCGAGGACCTCACCGAGCTGCACCTCACCATCCTGCGCGGCACGATGGAGAAGTTCGAAACGCCCTTCTTCACCGCGCTGAAGGACTACAGCCGCAGGCCCATGGGGGTGTTCCACGCCATGCCCATCAGCCGCGGCAACAGCGTGTTCAAGAGCCGTTGGATCCAGGACTTCGGCGAGTTCTACGGCCGCAACCTCTTCCTGGCCGAGACCAGCGCCACCACCGGCGGCCTCGATTCGCTACTGCAGCCCACCGGTCCGCTGAAGAAGGCGCAGGAGCTGGCCGCGCGCGCCTTCGGCAGCCAGCACACCTTCTTCGCCACCAACGGCACCAGCACCACCAACAAGATCGTGGTGCAGGCGCTGGTGGAGCCGGGCGACATCGTGCTCATCGACCGCGACTGCCACAAGAGCCACCACTACGGCATGGTGCTGAGCGGCGCGTACCCGGTGTACCTGCACAGCTATCCGCTCACCAAGTACAGCATGTACGGCGCCGTGCCGCTCTCGCACATCCGCGAACAGCTCTGCGCGCTGCGGAAGGGCGGGCGGCTGGACAAGGTGAGGATGCTGTTGCTCACCAACAGCACCTTCGACGGCGTGGTGTACAACGTGGAGCGTGTGATGGAGGAGGTGCTCGCCATCAAACCCGACATCGTGTTCCTGTGGGACGAGGCGTGGTGGGCCTTCGCGCGATTCAGCTACGTGCTGCGCCAGCGCACCGCGATGCACGTGGCCGCCAAGCTCGCCCGCAAGTACCGCACGCCCGAGTACCGCGCCGAATACGCCGCGCACATCAAGGGCCTGAAGAAGGGCGAGGAGCCGCGCCTGCCCGACCCCGACAAGGTGCGCATCCGCGTGTACGCCACGCAGAGCACGCACAAGACGCTCACCTCGCTGCGCCAGGGCAGCATGATCCACATCTGGGACGAGGACTTCGTGAAGAAGAGCGAGGCCAGCTTCCACGAGGCGTACATGACGCACACCAGCACCAGCGCCAACTACCAGATCCTCGCCAGCATGGACGTGGGCCGGCGGCAGGTGGAGTTCGAGGGCTTCGAGCTGGTGGAGAAGGCCATCGAGCTGGGGCTGCTGCTGCGGCGCACCATCCGCGAGAACCCGCGGCTGAACAAGTGGTTCGACATCATCACCATCGGCGACCTGATCCCCGCGGAGTACCGGCAGAGCGGCCTGGACAGCTACTACCGGCGGGATCAGGGTTGGAACGAGATCGAGAAGGCGTGGGCCGAGGACGAGTTCGCGGTGGACCCCACCAAGATCAACCTGTACACGGGCAAGACCGGGATCGACGGGGACACCTTCAAGAACAAGTTCCTGATGGACAAGCACCAGATCCAGATCAACAAGACCTCGCGGAACTCGGTGCTCTTCATGACCAACATCGGCACCACGCGCGGCTCGCTCGCGTACCTCACCAAGGTGCTGCTGCACATCGCGGACGAGCTGGAGGCGCGCAACGCCGGTTTCGAGCACGACGACAAGCGCGCGCACCTGGCGCGGATCCGTGCGCTCACCGAGGAGATCCCGCCCCTGCCCGATTTCAGCAGCTTCCACCGCAGTTTCCAGGGGCAGCCCGGTGTGCCCGGCGGCGACCTGCGATCAGCCTACTTCCTGGCCTACGACGAGAAGCGCTGCCGGCACGTGAAGCTCGACGCCGCGCTGGCCGAGATGAAACAGGGGGGCGAGCTGGTATCCGCCTCCTTCGTGATCCCCTACCCACCGGGCTTCCCCGTGCTGGTACCGGGGCAGGTCATCAACAAGGAGATCATCGACTTCCTCATCGCCATCGACGTGAAGGAGATCCACGGCTACCGCCCGGAACTGGGCCTGCGCGTGTTCACCGATGCGGCGCTGGGAAGGCAACGGACCACCACAGCCATGGGGGGGATGAAGCAAGTGACAAGCTCCAAGTCTCAAGTGTCAAGCTTCAAGACATCTGGACGCAAGAAGAAGTAA
- a CDS encoding VOC family protein: protein MGSLAGRHHMKLKDFISWFEIPVYDIHRAARFYGTIYSMEMEVAVNGEFAMAYFPVDKGIGGALIYGPGCVPSDTGTLVYLNAGNDLDGILGRVDLAGGRVIMPKSLVSEAAGWFALFIDSEGNRVALHQGAPGPSKAKATTKPASRKAAPRKAGAKRR, encoded by the coding sequence ATGGGAAGCCTAGCCGGACGCCATCATATGAAGCTGAAGGATTTCATCAGCTGGTTCGAGATACCCGTGTACGACATCCACCGCGCCGCGCGCTTCTATGGCACCATCTACAGCATGGAGATGGAGGTGGCCGTGAACGGGGAGTTCGCCATGGCCTACTTCCCGGTCGACAAGGGCATCGGCGGTGCGCTCATCTACGGGCCGGGCTGCGTGCCCAGCGACACCGGCACACTGGTCTACCTGAACGCGGGGAATGACCTCGATGGCATCCTGGGGCGCGTGGACCTCGCCGGGGGGCGGGTGATCATGCCGAAATCGCTGGTCAGCGAGGCCGCGGGCTGGTTCGCGCTGTTCATCGACAGCGAGGGCAACCGCGTGGCGCTCCACCAAGGCGCTCCCGGCCCGTCGAAAGCCAAGGCGACGACCAAGCCGGCCTCGCGGAAGGCCGCGCCACGGAAGGCCGGTGCCAAGCGGCGCTGA
- a CDS encoding carbon-nitrogen hydrolase family protein, which yields MKPFSIAGIQMRTSAAYPNVEAMKTKLELLMAIYPWVDMVLFSELCAYGPHIQHAQPVPGEFEQEMCALAAKHGIWLLPGSVFEKKEGKVYNTASVIDPEGSVVTRYRKMFPFYPYEVGVTGGSEFCVFDIPDVGRFGVSICYDMWFPETTRTLAVMGAEVILHPTLTGTIDREIELSIARASAATNQCYFFDINGLDAGGSGRSIVCGPEGRIIYQADTNEEFIPIEINLEKVRRSRELGVLRLGQPLKSFRDRPVDFGIYAPGAKHPALEGLGPLIKPARVQELTELEVKDETRMPHEPPKHVVTSLRPPSEPTE from the coding sequence ATGAAGCCCTTCTCGATCGCCGGCATCCAGATGCGCACCAGCGCCGCCTACCCCAATGTGGAGGCGATGAAGACCAAGCTGGAGCTGCTCATGGCCATCTATCCATGGGTGGACATGGTGCTGTTCAGCGAACTGTGCGCGTACGGCCCGCACATCCAGCACGCCCAGCCGGTGCCCGGCGAATTCGAGCAGGAGATGTGCGCGCTGGCTGCCAAGCACGGCATCTGGCTCCTTCCGGGCAGCGTCTTCGAGAAGAAGGAAGGCAAGGTGTACAACACCGCCAGCGTGATCGACCCCGAGGGCAGCGTTGTGACGCGGTACCGGAAGATGTTCCCCTTCTACCCCTACGAGGTGGGCGTAACCGGGGGCAGCGAGTTCTGCGTCTTCGATATCCCCGACGTGGGCCGCTTCGGCGTGAGCATCTGCTACGACATGTGGTTCCCTGAGACCACCCGTACCCTGGCCGTCATGGGGGCCGAGGTGATCCTGCACCCCACCCTCACGGGCACCATCGACCGCGAGATCGAATTGAGCATCGCGCGCGCCAGCGCAGCCACCAACCAGTGCTACTTCTTCGACATCAATGGCCTCGACGCCGGCGGGAGCGGCCGCAGCATCGTGTGCGGGCCCGAGGGGCGCATCATCTATCAGGCCGATACCAATGAGGAGTTCATCCCCATCGAGATCAATCTGGAGAAGGTGCGCCGCAGCCGTGAGCTGGGCGTCCTCCGGCTGGGCCAGCCGCTGAAGAGCTTCCGCGACAGGCCGGTCGATTTCGGCATCTATGCACCAGGAGCCAAGCACCCCGCACTGGAGGGCCTGGGGCCGTTGATCAAGCCGGCACGTGTGCAGGAGCTCACAGAGCTGGAGGTGAAGGATGAGACGCGCATGCCGCACGAGCCGCCCAAGCATGTAGTCACATCGTTGCGACCACCCAGCGAACCAACCGAATAG
- a CDS encoding aspartate aminotransferase family protein gives MTEQVTKSQELIARRKAAVPNGVGMFNFATAAKASGATITDLDGRELIDFAGGIGVVNAGHCPPPVVKAIQEQAERFLHVSFNVASYEPYIALCEKLNALLPHGGPTKTMLVNTGAEAVENAIKIARQATRRQGVLCFTDAFHGRTMMAMTLTSKVGYKPDCGPFAPEVYRTQYPNLFRYGAGRSEAEFVQAELHRLEELSHNTVDPKQLACVIIELVQGEGGFNVAPKAYVEGLRKWCDKHGILLIFDEVQAGFGRTGAWSAFEHFGVIPDLSTWAKSLGSGMPIGCVMGRAEIMDKAGPSSIGGTYIGNPVSCAAALATLKYMEEIDINAKGRHVGEVIRQRFERMKAKHDCIGDVRGLGAMMAMEFNVKRDPMRPDADTCTKLMNACAKRDLVVITAGTDKNVIRVLSPLVISDELLNKGLDIMEEELERICG, from the coding sequence ATGACGGAGCAAGTCACCAAGAGCCAGGAACTCATCGCCCGCCGCAAGGCCGCCGTGCCCAACGGCGTGGGTATGTTCAACTTCGCCACCGCTGCCAAGGCCAGCGGCGCCACCATCACCGACCTCGATGGCCGCGAGCTCATCGACTTCGCCGGAGGGATCGGCGTGGTGAATGCCGGGCACTGCCCCCCGCCCGTGGTGAAGGCCATTCAGGAGCAGGCCGAGAGGTTCCTGCATGTGAGCTTCAATGTGGCCAGCTACGAGCCCTACATCGCCCTGTGCGAGAAGCTCAACGCCCTCTTGCCGCACGGTGGCCCCACCAAGACCATGCTCGTGAACACCGGTGCCGAGGCGGTGGAGAACGCCATTAAGATCGCACGCCAGGCAACCAGGCGTCAGGGTGTGCTCTGCTTCACCGACGCCTTCCATGGCCGCACCATGATGGCCATGACGCTCACCAGCAAGGTGGGCTACAAGCCTGATTGCGGACCCTTCGCCCCGGAAGTGTACCGCACGCAGTACCCGAACCTCTTCCGGTACGGCGCTGGGCGCAGCGAAGCGGAATTCGTGCAGGCCGAGCTGCACCGCTTGGAGGAGCTGTCGCACAATACCGTGGATCCGAAGCAACTGGCCTGCGTGATCATCGAGCTGGTGCAGGGCGAGGGCGGCTTCAACGTGGCGCCGAAGGCCTATGTGGAGGGCTTGCGCAAGTGGTGCGACAAGCACGGCATCCTGCTGATCTTCGACGAGGTGCAGGCGGGCTTCGGCCGCACGGGCGCCTGGTCGGCCTTCGAGCACTTCGGGGTGATTCCCGACCTCAGCACCTGGGCCAAGAGCCTCGGCAGCGGCATGCCCATCGGCTGCGTGATGGGCAGGGCCGAGATCATGGACAAGGCCGGCCCCAGCAGCATCGGCGGCACCTACATCGGCAACCCGGTGAGTTGCGCTGCGGCCCTGGCCACCCTGAAGTACATGGAGGAGATCGACATCAACGCCAAGGGGCGCCATGTGGGCGAAGTGATCCGACAGCGCTTCGAGAGGATGAAGGCCAAGCACGACTGCATCGGCGACGTGCGCGGCCTGGGCGCCATGATGGCCATGGAGTTCAACGTGAAGCGCGACCCCATGCGCCCCGATGCCGACACCTGCACGAAGCTGATGAACGCCTGTGCCAAGCGTGACCTGGTGGTGATCACCGCCGGAACCGACAAGAACGTGATCCGCGTGCTGAGCCCCCTGGTGATCAGCGATGAGCTTCTGAACAAGGGGCTGGACATCATGGAGGAGGAACTGGAGAGGATCTGTGGCTAG
- a CDS encoding lamin tail domain-containing protein, which translates to MPVIPFRFRLLVALLPALVPAALPAQVNDDFEDGDFTAAPAWAGDAALFTVADVSGDRMLRSNSTGAATYALSTPSTLAADARWEWFMDLRFATSGANYADVYIISDEAVLTAAQNGWFVRIGGTADRVELFKRVGGANASVLASPDGIVNSSSSNPLRIRVERTAANDWILAYDDGNTGSFASVGPVNDGAVASSIAFGVLVVQSSAAGPVNNHFFDDFAVGGIPVDLAAPEVVTVQAVSASAVDVLFNEPLDPVTAGDAAHYAIAPPIAIAAAQLDGANAALVHLTLTDPLAANVQHALTVTGVEDLAGNPIAATGPFPFTWVVPDAPLYRDVVINEIMADPTPAVGLPEAEFVELFNATADKTFDLAGWKLSDGSSSATLPSYALGPGGHVLITSNANSALFATVANRIGVASLPSLNNDADNLALAAPGDVLIDAVEYSLGWYQDAVKQEGGWTLEQVNPFTPCSGASNWTGSNAPVGGTPGEANSVLDPTPDAMPPSIVAVLVVDSVTVELIFSEAMDAASLVAASYAISPGIAVTTAAIVPGTVDRVRLTLSAPIVVGVLYTVTVSGATDCPGNAIGAGNAAAFSRPEPVVAGDIVINEVLYDPFATGSDFVEIYNRSAKTLSLQGMQLANETNGAIANLRTITPDALLLMPNEYILLATSTADIAARYPQGRTDRFLQMSLPSYNNGSGTVVLLDAANAVIDLFRYDDDLHFGLVNKPEGYSLERVDPDRGTDDPTNWHTASDVSGGATPGFRNSQYSEAPEASGELTIEPGIFSPDQDGFQDLLTIAYRFDRPGFVGTIIVYDIAGRETRRLMDSQLLGTEGALSWDGLMEGGSKARMGPYVVVLEAFDLDGNVETYRKTVTLAHPLD; encoded by the coding sequence ATGCCTGTGATCCCTTTCCGCTTCCGCCTGCTGGTGGCCTTGCTTCCAGCGCTGGTGCCTGCGGCGCTCCCCGCCCAGGTGAACGACGATTTCGAGGACGGCGATTTCACCGCCGCCCCGGCCTGGGCCGGCGATGCCGCGCTCTTCACGGTAGCCGACGTGAGCGGCGACCGCATGCTGCGCAGCAACAGCACGGGGGCCGCCACGTATGCCCTCAGCACGCCCAGCACGTTGGCCGCAGATGCCCGGTGGGAGTGGTTCATGGACCTGCGGTTCGCCACCAGCGGCGCCAACTATGCGGACGTGTACATCATCAGCGATGAGGCCGTGCTCACCGCCGCGCAGAACGGATGGTTCGTGCGGATCGGCGGCACCGCCGACCGTGTGGAGCTCTTCAAGCGCGTGGGTGGCGCGAATGCATCGGTGCTCGCGAGCCCTGATGGCATCGTGAACAGCAGCAGCAGCAACCCGTTGCGCATCCGCGTGGAGCGAACGGCCGCCAACGACTGGATCCTCGCCTACGACGACGGCAACACAGGCAGCTTCGCCTCCGTGGGGCCGGTGAACGATGGGGCGGTGGCCTCGAGCATCGCCTTCGGCGTGCTGGTAGTGCAGAGCTCCGCAGCCGGTCCGGTGAACAACCACTTCTTCGACGACTTCGCCGTGGGCGGCATCCCGGTGGACCTCGCCGCGCCGGAGGTGGTGACCGTGCAAGCCGTTTCAGCCTCGGCGGTGGACGTGCTCTTCAATGAGCCGCTTGACCCGGTCACCGCGGGTGATGCAGCCCACTATGCAATCGCGCCGCCCATCGCGATTGCCGCTGCGCAGCTGGACGGGGCCAATGCGGCGCTGGTGCATCTGACGCTCACGGATCCGTTGGCGGCCAACGTGCAGCACGCGCTCACCGTGACCGGCGTGGAGGACCTTGCGGGCAATCCCATCGCAGCCACCGGGCCGTTCCCCTTCACCTGGGTGGTGCCCGACGCACCGCTGTACCGCGATGTGGTCATCAACGAGATCATGGCCGATCCCACGCCCGCGGTGGGGCTGCCCGAGGCGGAATTCGTGGAGCTGTTCAATGCCACGGCAGACAAGACCTTCGACCTTGCCGGCTGGAAGCTCAGCGACGGAAGCAGCTCCGCCACGCTGCCGTCCTACGCGCTGGGTCCGGGTGGCCACGTGCTCATCACCAGCAACGCGAACAGCGCCCTCTTCGCCACCGTGGCCAACCGCATCGGGGTGGCCAGCCTGCCTTCCTTGAACAACGATGCAGACAACCTCGCCCTCGCCGCACCGGGGGATGTCCTTATCGATGCGGTGGAGTATTCCCTGGGCTGGTACCAGGATGCCGTGAAGCAGGAGGGCGGCTGGACCTTGGAGCAGGTCAATCCCTTCACGCCTTGCAGCGGCGCAAGCAACTGGACTGGGAGCAATGCCCCGGTGGGCGGAACGCCGGGTGAGGCGAACTCCGTCCTCGACCCCACGCCGGATGCCATGCCCCCATCGATTGTGGCCGTGCTCGTGGTTGACAGTGTGACCGTGGAGCTCATCTTCAGCGAAGCCATGGATGCTGCCAGCCTCGTGGCGGCATCCTATGCCATCAGTCCCGGCATTGCGGTGACCACAGCGGCCATCGTGCCGGGCACGGTTGACCGGGTGCGCCTCACCCTGTCCGCTCCCATCGTCGTTGGCGTGCTCTACACGGTCACGGTCTCAGGCGCCACGGATTGCCCCGGGAATGCCATCGGCGCGGGCAATGCAGCCGCCTTTTCGCGGCCTGAACCGGTGGTGGCCGGTGACATCGTGATCAACGAGGTGCTCTACGACCCCTTCGCCACCGGCAGCGATTTCGTGGAGATCTACAACCGCTCGGCCAAGACCCTGAGCCTTCAAGGGATGCAGCTTGCCAACGAGACCAACGGGGCCATCGCGAACCTGCGCACGATCACCCCCGATGCGCTGCTGCTGATGCCCAACGAGTACATCCTGCTCGCCACCAGCACGGCGGATATCGCCGCCCGGTATCCGCAGGGCCGCACGGACCGCTTCCTCCAGATGAGCCTGCCGAGCTACAACAACGGCAGCGGGACCGTGGTGCTGCTCGATGCGGCCAATGCGGTGATCGACCTTTTCCGGTACGATGACGACCTGCACTTCGGCCTGGTGAACAAGCCGGAGGGCTACAGCCTGGAGCGGGTCGACCCCGACCGCGGAACGGACGACCCCACCAACTGGCACACCGCATCAGATGTGTCCGGGGGCGCCACTCCGGGCTTCCGCAACTCCCAGTACAGCGAGGCGCCCGAGGCCAGCGGCGAGCTGACGATCGAGCCGGGCATCTTCAGCCCCGATCAGGACGGCTTCCAGGACCTCCTCACCATCGCCTATCGCTTCGATCGGCCGGGTTTCGTGGGAACCATCATCGTCTATGACATCGCTGGCCGCGAAACGCGACGGCTGATGGACAGCCAGCTGCTCGGCACGGAAGGGGCACTCAGCTGGGACGGGCTCATGGAGGGCGGCAGCAAGGCCAGGATGGGCCCTTACGTGGTGGTGCTGGAGGCCTTCGACCTTGATGGCAACGTGGAGACCTACCGGAAGACCGTGACCCTGGCCCATCCGTTGGACTGA
- a CDS encoding aspartate-semialdehyde dehydrogenase, with protein MKVAVVGATGLVGGIMLKVLEERRFPLDELLAVASERSVGKAVRFRGKEVPVVGMEAAIAARPDVALFSAGGATSLEWAPRFAKAGCTVIDNSSAWRMMPDKKLIVPEINGHLLRPEDRIIANPNCSTIQLVMALAPLHRAYTARRVVVSTYQSVTGTGIVAVRQLENERAGVQGEMAYPFRIDRNVIPRCDAFLANGYTKEEMKVVNETHKILDPAIRVTCTAVRVPVTGGHSESVNVEFAREFELDDARRLLREAPGVLLLDDPARDEYPMPLLADGRDEVLVGRIRRDESQPCTLNLWIVADNLRKGAATNAVQIAELVVGAGAPMVVGA; from the coding sequence ATGAAAGTCGCGGTCGTAGGCGCCACCGGCCTCGTGGGTGGCATCATGCTCAAGGTGCTCGAGGAGCGCCGCTTCCCCTTGGATGAACTGCTGGCCGTGGCCAGTGAGCGCAGCGTGGGCAAAGCGGTCCGGTTCAGGGGCAAGGAGGTGCCCGTGGTGGGTATGGAAGCCGCCATCGCGGCGCGACCCGATGTGGCGCTGTTCTCCGCCGGTGGGGCCACTTCGCTCGAATGGGCCCCGCGCTTCGCCAAGGCCGGCTGCACCGTGATCGACAACAGCAGCGCCTGGCGGATGATGCCGGACAAGAAGCTGATCGTGCCCGAGATCAACGGCCACCTGCTGCGGCCAGAGGACCGCATCATCGCGAACCCCAACTGCAGCACCATCCAGCTGGTGATGGCACTCGCTCCTCTGCACCGGGCCTATACTGCGAGGCGCGTGGTGGTCTCCACCTACCAGAGCGTGACCGGCACCGGGATAGTGGCCGTACGGCAGCTGGAGAATGAACGCGCCGGCGTCCAGGGCGAGATGGCCTATCCCTTCCGGATCGACCGCAACGTGATACCCCGGTGCGATGCGTTCCTGGCCAACGGCTACACGAAGGAGGAGATGAAAGTGGTGAACGAGACGCACAAGATCCTCGACCCGGCCATCCGGGTAACCTGCACGGCCGTGCGCGTTCCTGTGACCGGAGGCCACAGCGAATCGGTGAACGTGGAGTTCGCACGCGAATTCGAGCTGGACGATGCGAGGCGGCTCCTCCGGGAGGCTCCCGGTGTGCTTCTGCTGGACGATCCGGCAAGGGACGAGTACCCCATGCCCCTGCTGGCCGATGGCCGCGACGAGGTGCTGGTGGGGCGCATACGCCGCGATGAGAGCCAGCCCTGCACGCTGAACCTCTGGATCGTCGCCGATAATCTGCGGAAAGGCGCCGCTACCAATGCCGTGCAGATCGCCGAGCTGGTGGTGGGGGCCGGGGCGCCGATGGTTGTCGGGGCCTGA
- a CDS encoding lipoprotein signal peptidase, protein MKRALLIILFVLLADQALKVWVKLSFYYDESVPLFGDWGFLHFIENRGMAFGMEFGGEAGKLTLSLLRIVAVIGIGYALRRMIHQRVHGLQVMSVALVLAGALGNIIDSTVYGLIFSASTPFQKAVFMPAEGGYAALFHGAVVDMFHFPIWRGRLPEWVPGWGGEYIEFFQPVFNIADAAITVGIALFVVAQRFAPVEHTAQAAVEPPGPSGADVTGPGTKGQA, encoded by the coding sequence ATGAAGCGCGCCCTCCTCATCATCCTGTTCGTGCTGCTGGCCGATCAGGCACTGAAGGTCTGGGTCAAGCTGTCGTTCTACTATGACGAGTCCGTTCCGCTCTTCGGTGACTGGGGCTTCCTCCACTTCATCGAGAACAGGGGTATGGCGTTCGGGATGGAATTCGGCGGGGAAGCGGGGAAATTGACCCTGTCCCTGCTGCGGATCGTGGCGGTCATCGGCATCGGCTACGCCTTGCGCCGGATGATCCATCAACGGGTGCACGGCCTTCAGGTGATGAGCGTTGCGTTGGTGCTTGCCGGAGCGCTTGGGAACATCATCGACAGCACCGTCTACGGCCTGATCTTCAGCGCCAGCACACCGTTCCAGAAAGCGGTGTTCATGCCGGCGGAGGGCGGTTACGCCGCGCTCTTCCATGGCGCCGTGGTGGACATGTTCCATTTCCCCATTTGGCGAGGACGCCTTCCGGAATGGGTGCCGGGATGGGGAGGCGAGTACATCGAGTTCTTCCAGCCGGTGTTCAACATCGCCGATGCGGCGATCACCGTGGGCATCGCGCTCTTCGTAGTGGCGCAGCGCTTCGCTCCGGTGGAGCACACCGCTCAGGCTGCGGTCGAGCCGCCGGGCCCGTCAGGGGCCGATGTCACCGGCCCCGGAACGAAGGGCCAGGCGTAG
- a CDS encoding TraR/DksA C4-type zinc finger protein, giving the protein MAAPVVKKQVSTLESADKVRYSDEELAEFKELILKKLEEARKDYDLLKQTLANTDNNGTDDTSPSFKMIEDGSETLSREETAQLAARQEKFIKHLEDALLRIRNKTYGICRVTGRLISKERLRLVPHATLSIEAKQQMGS; this is encoded by the coding sequence ATGGCCGCTCCTGTGGTGAAGAAACAGGTGTCCACCCTGGAGAGCGCCGACAAGGTACGTTACAGCGATGAGGAGCTTGCGGAATTCAAGGAGCTGATCCTCAAGAAGCTCGAGGAAGCCCGCAAGGACTACGACCTGCTGAAGCAGACCCTGGCCAATACGGACAACAACGGCACGGACGACACCAGCCCCTCCTTCAAGATGATCGAAGACGGCAGCGAGACGCTTAGCCGCGAGGAGACCGCCCAGCTGGCCGCCCGCCAGGAGAAGTTCATCAAGCACCTGGAGGACGCACTGCTGCGCATCCGCAATAAGACCTACGGTATCTGCCGCGTCACCGGCCGTCTGATCAGCAAGGAGCGCCTGCGCCTTGTTCCGCATGCTACGCTGAGCATCGAGGCCAAGCAGCAGATGGGCAGCTAG